The following are encoded together in the Ignavibacteria bacterium genome:
- a CDS encoding FkbM family methyltransferase — protein sequence MSKLKLYKIKSEMALRKIGNKFGVDVKMTDEEILVKQLHNNNVDMIFDIGANTGQFGELIYKLGYKGKMVSFEPLKSAYEALSANSKSYPDWTPAERCAIGEEDGEIEMHISENSISSSALTMLEEHETAAPKSKYVGTEKANVYKLDSVFDKYSSGCKNILVKIDTQGYEDKVLNGAVNSMSKIKGFYLEMSLVKLYDGQVLFKELYERILSCGFELYGIQPAFVNKKTGRVLQVDATFFRS from the coding sequence ATGTCAAAACTAAAACTGTATAAGATTAAGTCTGAAATGGCTTTAAGAAAAATTGGCAATAAGTTTGGAGTAGATGTAAAAATGACTGATGAAGAGATTCTTGTTAAGCAGTTACATAATAACAATGTTGACATGATATTCGATATAGGTGCCAATACAGGGCAGTTCGGCGAGCTGATTTATAAACTTGGCTACAAAGGAAAGATGGTTTCTTTTGAACCTCTTAAAAGTGCTTATGAAGCCCTGTCAGCAAACAGTAAATCCTACCCTGACTGGACTCCTGCTGAACGTTGTGCCATAGGTGAAGAAGACGGTGAAATAGAAATGCATATATCCGAAAACTCCATAAGCAGCTCGGCTCTTACTATGCTTGAAGAACATGAGACCGCCGCCCCCAAATCCAAATATGTAGGAACTGAAAAAGCAAATGTATATAAACTTGATTCTGTTTTCGATAAGTATTCTTCAGGATGTAAAAACATTTTAGTCAAAATTGATACACAGGGCTATGAAGATAAAGTTCTGAACGGTGCCGTCAATTCCATGTCCAAAATCAAAGGTTTTTATTTGGAAATGTCTCTTGTAAAACTTTATGATGGACAGGTTCTATTTAAGGAATTGTATGAAAGAATTCTTTCCTGTGGTTTTGAATTATATGGTATCCAGCCGGCTTTCGTCAATAAGAAAACAGGAAGAGTCCTGCAGGTCGATGCCACTTTCTTCAGGTCATAA
- a CDS encoding ATP-grasp domain-containing protein, with protein sequence MKVSILYNDPLQYTKDRIWDDGVTDIDKVDEAIDMSEYGVLDEMKSVQRALKTSNHDTKIVPVALDPYKLIDELRNNRPDIIFNLCESLDGDPTQEMTIAALFEILKIPYTGSRALTLGLALNKARVKEILNYYDIPTALHFISTSPSKLNEEGYSKLKDKYPLIVKPSREDASIGIENNSIVHDETQLKNRIEFVLDKHKQPALVEQFIDGREINVSVIGNVVKDINDLIVFPISEIDFSALPADLPKIVSYNSKWMYNTVEFAGTKAVCPAKNMSPELEALIQKTARTVYHLVGASDYARVDFRVKDGVPYVLELNPNPDISSDVDEDTGFTRSGKAYGWSYEQLISNVIDFAWERWQRIFAEKN encoded by the coding sequence ATGAAAGTTAGCATATTATATAACGACCCGCTGCAATACACAAAAGACCGCATCTGGGATGACGGTGTTACTGATATAGATAAAGTCGATGAAGCAATAGATATGAGCGAATATGGCGTTCTCGATGAAATGAAATCTGTTCAGCGTGCTCTTAAAACAAGCAACCACGATACAAAAATTGTTCCTGTCGCTCTCGACCCTTACAAACTAATTGATGAGCTTCGCAATAACAGACCCGATATTATTTTCAATCTTTGCGAATCACTCGACGGCGACCCTACTCAGGAAATGACAATAGCCGCGCTGTTTGAAATACTCAAGATTCCTTATACCGGCTCGCGTGCATTAACTCTCGGTCTTGCTTTAAATAAAGCACGTGTAAAAGAGATACTTAATTATTACGATATACCAACAGCATTACATTTTATTTCCACAAGTCCTTCAAAGCTAAACGAAGAAGGTTATTCAAAGCTTAAAGATAAATATCCATTAATAGTAAAACCATCCCGAGAAGATGCAAGCATAGGCATAGAGAATAATTCTATCGTTCACGACGAAACCCAACTAAAAAATAGAATAGAGTTTGTACTCGATAAACATAAGCAGCCCGCATTAGTTGAACAGTTTATAGACGGTCGTGAAATAAACGTTAGCGTTATCGGAAATGTAGTCAAAGATATCAACGACTTGATAGTATTTCCTATCTCGGAAATTGACTTCTCTGCATTGCCTGCAGACCTTCCGAAGATTGTGAGCTACAACAGCAAATGGATGTATAACACTGTTGAGTTTGCAGGTACAAAAGCTGTGTGTCCGGCAAAGAATATGTCTCCCGAACTAGAAGCATTGATTCAAAAGACGGCAAGGACTGTTTATCACCTCGTTGGTGCATCCGATTATGCACGAGTTGATTTCAGGGTTAAAGACGGTGTTCCTTATGTTCTTGAATTAAATCCCAATCCGGATATCTCATCTGACGTAGATGAAGATACAGGTTTTACTCGCAGCGGAAAAGCATACGGCTGGTCTTATGAACAGCTTATTTCAAACGTAATTGATTTTGCCTGGGAAAGATGGCAAAGAATATTTGCAGAAAAGAATTAG
- a CDS encoding KamA family radical SAM protein, producing MELWQQMIRDSVHSVDQLVEKFGIKHEVASKLDKFFQARINPYYLSLIREPNDPIWRQCVPDEVELEDIDAPEDPLNEDDMSPVPNITHRYPDRALFLVTSQCGLYCRFCTRKRKVGDSHKISMRTFESAFNYLEQHTEISDVILSGGDPLMLTDAMLEKILVRLREIKHIQIIRLGTKMPCVLPQRITPKLVNMLKKYHPIYINTHFNHPWEITEESKKACAMLVDAGCPVGNQSVLMKGVNDNADTMRELMKGLLSIRVRPYYIYQADLTKGANHFRTPLSVGLDIMDKLRGHISGLAVPQFVIDAPGGGGKIPMLPNYVISKDENKIILRNFKYNIYEYPEAKDESHITDKTVYLRKNKRKKQQVITDTELVKNLKQPVMSTEN from the coding sequence ATGGAACTTTGGCAACAAATGATTCGCGACAGTGTTCATTCTGTTGACCAGCTCGTCGAGAAATTTGGGATTAAGCACGAGGTTGCATCTAAGCTTGATAAATTCTTTCAGGCAAGGATTAACCCGTACTACTTATCCCTTATCAGAGAACCAAATGATCCCATCTGGCGTCAGTGTGTTCCTGACGAAGTTGAGCTTGAAGATATCGATGCTCCGGAGGACCCATTGAACGAAGATGATATGAGTCCTGTTCCGAACATTACTCATAGATATCCTGATAGAGCTCTCTTTCTCGTGACTTCGCAATGCGGACTCTACTGCAGGTTCTGCACCCGTAAGCGTAAAGTCGGCGACTCGCATAAAATATCTATGAGAACTTTTGAATCTGCTTTCAACTACCTCGAACAGCATACAGAAATCAGCGATGTTATTCTTTCCGGCGGTGACCCGTTAATGCTGACTGATGCTATGCTTGAAAAAATCCTTGTGCGTCTTCGTGAAATAAAGCATATACAAATTATTCGGCTTGGTACAAAAATGCCATGCGTCCTTCCGCAAAGAATAACACCTAAACTCGTGAATATGCTGAAGAAGTATCATCCTATTTATATTAATACTCACTTCAATCATCCTTGGGAAATTACAGAAGAGAGTAAAAAAGCATGTGCAATGTTGGTTGATGCCGGATGCCCGGTTGGTAATCAGTCTGTATTAATGAAAGGGGTTAATGACAATGCTGATACTATGAGAGAACTGATGAAAGGACTTCTTTCCATAAGAGTACGACCATATTATATATATCAAGCCGACCTTACTAAAGGCGCTAACCATTTCAGAACGCCGTTAAGCGTTGGACTCGATATTATGGATAAACTCCGCGGACACATATCGGGACTTGCTGTTCCTCAGTTTGTAATCGATGCGCCCGGTGGAGGTGGTAAGATACCAATGCTTCCGAATTATGTAATATCAAAAGATGAAAACAAAATTATACTTCGCAACTTCAAGTATAATATATATGAATATCCTGAAGCTAAAGATGAATCACATATAACAGATAAAACAGTTTATCTTAGAAAGAATAAAAGAAAGAAGCAGCAGGTCATTACCGATACTGAACTTGTTAAGAATCTGAAACAACCTGTAATGAGTACAGAAAACTGA
- a CDS encoding DUF4097 family beta strand repeat-containing protein, whose product MKNNNKYFVWIALIVIITVMLIVFQGCNLMKKRYPKTITKELVFNSADYQKLIVDNPNGTVNVRKNENDSLIIIKAEVTKNLTKKELDKPVEDVMLNIDTTGRTIFLSATNVREKSGFRIQWDFNSGETIYTIYVPAGIEIEVECTNGKVDLRDFNNNVSADLTNGSIKVKNVYGNIKIELTNGNISAELDSTKSIDFRTTNGSIKLAVGDKFSGLFDVQTKNGKINHNDIEFTNTTERKNEFKGSLGNGDERVKLETTNGRITIDKK is encoded by the coding sequence ATGAAGAACAATAATAAATACTTCGTCTGGATTGCCTTAATTGTGATCATTACAGTAATGCTTATTGTATTTCAGGGATGCAATCTAATGAAAAAAAGGTATCCAAAGACCATAACGAAAGAACTTGTTTTTAATTCTGCTGATTACCAAAAACTTATTGTTGATAATCCGAATGGAACTGTCAATGTTAGAAAAAACGAGAATGACAGTTTGATTATAATTAAAGCAGAAGTAACAAAAAATTTAACGAAGAAAGAACTTGATAAACCAGTTGAAGATGTAATGTTAAATATTGATACAACCGGTAGAACCATATTTCTTTCAGCAACCAATGTAAGAGAAAAATCCGGTTTTCGAATTCAGTGGGATTTTAACTCAGGAGAGACAATCTATACTATCTATGTTCCTGCTGGAATTGAAATAGAAGTTGAATGCACAAACGGCAAGGTTGACCTCAGGGATTTCAACAACAATGTTTCTGCCGACCTTACAAACGGAAGTATTAAGGTTAAAAATGTTTACGGCAATATAAAAATTGAATTAACAAACGGAAATATTAGCGCAGAACTTGATTCTACAAAAAGCATTGATTTCAGAACAACAAACGGAAGTATCAAACTTGCAGTAGGGGATAAATTCTCAGGATTATTTGATGTTCAGACGAAAAACGGAAAAATAAACCATAACGATATCGAGTTTACCAATACCACTGAAAGAAAGAATGAGTTTAAAGGTTCGCTTGGTAATGGTGATGAAAGAGTTAAATTAGAAACAACTAACGGCAGAATTACGATTGATAAAAAGTAA
- a CDS encoding DUF6249 domain-containing protein, whose protein sequence is MTGHDLSEILVPIFGILFTIGLPLLLVFWIIYTKHREKMRLIEKGFTPEEARKFFSESEKRPRNPYGALKWGILFLFLGAGIFTANVLQELYDFNDGVTFGLIMLSIGLGFVVYYLLVRGKLSDDASKKQNITNN, encoded by the coding sequence ATGACAGGACATGATCTTTCGGAAATTTTAGTTCCCATATTCGGGATACTATTTACAATCGGATTACCTTTGCTTCTTGTTTTCTGGATTATTTACACAAAACACAGGGAAAAAATGAGGCTAATTGAAAAGGGCTTTACTCCCGAAGAAGCAAGAAAATTCTTCTCCGAATCAGAAAAGAGACCCAGAAATCCATACGGAGCATTAAAATGGGGTATTCTCTTCCTATTTCTCGGAGCTGGTATTTTTACCGCAAACGTACTTCAGGAATTATACGACTTTAATGACGGCGTTACATTCGGACTTATAATGCTTTCAATAGGTCTTGGATTCGTTGTCTATTATTTATTGGTTCGCGGAAAGCTCAGCGATGATGCATCGAAGAAACAAAATATTACTAACAATTAA
- the trxA gene encoding thioredoxin, whose translation MKKVNYIITTVLLVTGFGMFTSCSKEGNTQTGDKNTVNTTSLNNQKDKKGKMEHLTAATFKSKVFNYETNKDWKFEGDKPAIIDFYADWCGPCKMVAPVLEELATEYDGKVDIYKVDTEVEQELAAVFGIRSIPSILFIPKDGQPQMSAGAMPKEGFVQAINEILLPSNN comes from the coding sequence ATGAAAAAGGTAAATTATATAATAACGACAGTATTACTGGTTACAGGATTCGGGATGTTTACCTCCTGCTCTAAGGAAGGAAACACACAAACCGGAGATAAGAATACTGTAAACACAACAAGTTTAAATAATCAAAAGGATAAAAAAGGTAAGATGGAACATTTAACAGCAGCAACATTTAAGTCAAAAGTATTTAATTACGAAACGAATAAAGACTGGAAGTTTGAGGGTGACAAGCCCGCAATAATAGACTTCTATGCAGACTGGTGTGGACCGTGCAAGATGGTAGCCCCTGTGCTGGAAGAGCTTGCGACAGAATATGACGGCAAGGTAGATATATACAAGGTTGACACCGAAGTCGAGCAAGAGCTTGCAGCAGTTTTTGGAATAAGAAGCATTCCTTCGATTTTGTTTATTCCTAAAGATGGGCAGCCGCAGATGTCGGCAGGAGCAATGCCTAAAGAGGGTTTTGTACAAGCGATAAATGAGATATTGCTTCCTTCAAACAATTAG
- a CDS encoding glycosyltransferase family 1 protein, whose product MRILYDNEIFLIQKYGGVSRYYFELIRRMPGFNTQVLLNMGRFINEYGLENYSDKFSVFYGSKIKHIPKTKLLSITLQKPLFERFAAKQNFDIMHQTYFGDINVSNEHKRIVTVYDFTHDKFSENFSKLDRSAKLKKIAIDKADGVICISESTRKDLEDMYDLKNKKIKVIYLANSLKYDINEKSIIDGNYILYVGDRRSYKNFSVMIKLFEVNKALNNKYKLICCGGGAFTKAESEMISKAGLQNTFVQVGANDKKMANLYKYAAAFVYPSKYEGFGIPLLEAMYYGCPIVASNVGSLPEIGGNAGLYFNPDSPDELSSCIDTIINDAIIRNDLIQKGYDREKLFSWDKCAEETYNFYREVLS is encoded by the coding sequence ATGAGAATTCTCTACGATAATGAAATATTCCTGATTCAAAAATACGGAGGTGTCTCCCGCTATTATTTTGAATTAATAAGAAGGATGCCGGGATTTAATACTCAGGTCCTTCTCAATATGGGAAGGTTTATAAATGAATATGGTCTCGAAAATTATTCCGATAAGTTTTCAGTGTTTTACGGCTCTAAAATAAAGCACATTCCCAAAACTAAACTTCTGTCCATTACTCTGCAGAAACCTCTCTTTGAAAGGTTTGCCGCAAAACAGAATTTTGATATAATGCACCAAACTTACTTCGGTGATATAAACGTAAGTAATGAACATAAACGAATCGTCACCGTCTATGACTTTACTCACGATAAGTTCTCCGAAAACTTCTCGAAACTTGATAGGTCTGCAAAACTTAAGAAAATTGCAATCGATAAAGCTGACGGTGTTATTTGTATCTCTGAATCAACCCGCAAAGACCTTGAAGATATGTATGACCTTAAAAACAAAAAGATTAAAGTTATATATCTCGCAAATTCTCTTAAATATGATATTAACGAGAAGTCAATCATAGATGGCAACTACATTCTCTACGTCGGCGACAGAAGAAGCTACAAGAATTTTTCTGTCATGATAAAACTGTTTGAAGTTAATAAAGCCCTCAATAATAAATATAAACTCATTTGCTGCGGTGGAGGTGCATTCACAAAAGCCGAATCGGAAATGATTTCCAAGGCCGGACTTCAAAACACATTCGTGCAGGTCGGAGCAAATGATAAGAAAATGGCTAACCTCTACAAATATGCAGCCGCATTCGTTTACCCCTCTAAATATGAGGGTTTCGGAATACCCCTGCTTGAAGCCATGTACTATGGCTGTCCTATCGTTGCATCAAACGTTGGTTCTTTACCCGAAATTGGCGGCAATGCAGGTCTGTACTTCAATCCCGATTCTCCCGATGAACTTTCCTCTTGTATTGATACCATTATAAACGATGCAATTATTCGTAACGATTTAATTCAAAAAGGGTACGATAGAGAAAAGCTATTCTCTTGGGATAAATGTGCCGAAGAAACATATAACTTCTACAGGGAGGTTTTATCTTAA
- a CDS encoding glycosyltransferase family 2 protein: protein MNNFNPKPKVSIITVVFNNKENLLKTINAVRCQKYDNLEYVIIDGASTDGTLDVINSNKDVISYLVSEKDKGIYDAMNKGLKVSTGDYVWFINAGDIPTEDDILNKVFSEFTDADLYYGDTEMVDETGQSYGNRTLKIPPKELNWKKMIDGMLVSHQSMIAKRNLCEEYDINYRFVADIDWAIKLLKKCTKVVNTKLTLSKFLIGGYSRQYTIKSLKERFRMLCTHFSCISVILNHVKLSLKFTVYIIKRRKLL, encoded by the coding sequence ATGAACAACTTTAACCCAAAACCAAAAGTTAGCATCATTACAGTTGTTTTTAACAATAAAGAGAACCTCCTCAAAACAATTAATGCTGTCCGTTGTCAGAAGTATGATAATCTCGAATACGTTATTATTGACGGTGCTTCTACCGATGGCACTCTCGATGTTATTAATTCAAACAAAGATGTCATCAGTTATTTAGTAAGCGAAAAAGACAAAGGCATTTATGACGCTATGAATAAAGGACTTAAGGTCTCTACGGGAGATTATGTCTGGTTCATAAACGCTGGCGATATACCCACCGAAGATGATATTCTTAATAAAGTATTCTCTGAATTTACTGACGCCGACTTGTATTACGGCGATACAGAGATGGTTGATGAAACCGGACAAAGCTATGGTAACCGTACCCTGAAGATTCCTCCCAAAGAGCTCAACTGGAAAAAAATGATTGACGGTATGCTTGTGTCTCATCAGTCTATGATTGCAAAGCGAAATCTTTGCGAAGAGTATGATATTAATTATAGGTTTGTCGCCGATATAGACTGGGCAATCAAACTTCTTAAAAAATGCACTAAAGTTGTAAACACAAAACTTACCCTGTCTAAGTTCTTAATCGGCGGCTATTCTCGGCAGTACACAATTAAATCTTTAAAAGAAAGATTCCGTATGCTCTGCACTCATTTCAGTTGCATAAGCGTCATTTTAAATCATGTTAAACTATCTTTAAAATTCACTGTTTATATCATTAAAAGAAGAAAATTATTATAA
- a CDS encoding YARHG domain-containing protein gives MKKIIIFTLLLFLFAGCNKIKSLLQDDKKTDSDKKEQVTTENQELPPDKSNSDNELRKKELELKEKELELKEKELDIEKNKNESREDTRRNTSSNQNTRVERNNYGTPGSYPEGSLRYLNYNDISGRSKWELSVMRNEIYARHGYIFTSNMSIKNHFESKSWYDPRYYNVDKRLSKVEKWNINYIKSFE, from the coding sequence ATGAAAAAGATTATTATTTTTACTCTACTTTTATTCCTTTTTGCCGGATGCAATAAAATCAAATCATTGCTTCAGGACGATAAGAAAACGGATTCAGACAAAAAGGAACAGGTTACTACAGAAAACCAGGAGCTGCCTCCCGACAAATCAAACTCGGATAATGAGCTCAGAAAGAAAGAACTTGAACTGAAGGAAAAGGAACTTGAGTTGAAAGAAAAAGAGCTTGATATAGAAAAGAACAAAAACGAATCACGAGAAGATACCCGCAGAAACACTTCTTCAAACCAGAACACAAGAGTTGAAAGAAATAATTACGGTACCCCGGGAAGTTATCCTGAAGGTTCTCTTAGATATTTGAATTATAATGATATTTCTGGCCGCTCAAAATGGGAACTTAGTGTTATGCGGAATGAAATTTATGCCAGACATGGTTATATTTTCACTTCAAACATGAGTATTAAGAATCATTTTGAAAGCAAATCCTGGTATGACCCGAGATATTATAACGTAGATAAAAGGCTCTCAAAAGTTGAGAAGTGGAATATTAACTACATAAAATCCTTTGAGTGA
- a CDS encoding LemA family protein, with product MKLTKYLLSVVVILFVASSFSGCGYNSLVSSEETISSAWAQVENQYQRRADLIPNLVQTVQGAADFEKSVLTEVTEMRSRVGQVKLSAEDLNDPEKFAKYQQAQDGLSSALSRLLVVTENYPQLRANENFLQLQSQLEGTENRISVERKKFNEAVQAFNTQVRSFPTIITAKIFGFKEKPYFKGKEGSENAPGVDFDFNKKEKK from the coding sequence ATGAAACTTACAAAGTATTTGTTATCAGTAGTTGTAATACTTTTCGTAGCGTCTTCATTTTCGGGATGCGGTTACAACTCATTAGTATCTTCAGAGGAGACGATAAGTTCAGCATGGGCTCAAGTAGAGAACCAATATCAGAGAAGGGCAGACCTTATACCGAATCTTGTACAGACGGTTCAGGGTGCGGCAGATTTTGAAAAAAGTGTACTGACAGAAGTAACAGAAATGAGAAGCAGAGTCGGACAGGTGAAGCTAAGCGCTGAAGACCTAAACGACCCAGAGAAATTTGCAAAGTACCAGCAGGCACAGGACGGGCTTTCATCGGCGTTATCGAGACTGCTTGTTGTTACGGAAAACTACCCACAATTAAGAGCGAACGAGAATTTTCTTCAGCTTCAATCACAGCTTGAGGGAACAGAGAACAGGATATCAGTAGAGAGAAAGAAGTTTAACGAAGCAGTACAGGCATTCAACACTCAGGTCAGAAGTTTTCCAACGATAATAACAGCGAAGATTTTCGGGTTTAAAGAAAAGCCGTACTTCAAAGGCAAGGAAGGCAGCGAGAATGCACCTGGCGTAGACTTTGATTTTAATAAGAAGGAAAAGAAATAG
- a CDS encoding ATP-grasp domain-containing protein has protein sequence MRLALTYNVKNDNGGNIEQTGISGNAAKYINRNLVENYPERLDDTYAEWDSMETIDAIRNAFESHGHTVELVEANEDAYKKLRNLKPDFVFNVAEGSNGASRESQIPAMLEMLGIKHTGSDSITIGVCHDKSRCKEILSYYNIPNAKFFITDKTIKNDSGFKYPKFVKPLHEGSSKGIYDSSLVNSLTELNSEISRIKESYNQPALVEDYISGKEFTVAMLGNGDDVRVLPIVEINLDTVPEGFNKIYSYEVKWFFDTRENQLDIFKCPAEIDKNIYESIEKVCKDTFNVLRLKDWARIDIRLDENNVPNVIEINPLPGILPNPQDNSCYPKSARHAGMDYNTMLNTVLNEAVKRYSVY, from the coding sequence TTGAGATTAGCACTTACATACAACGTTAAAAACGATAACGGCGGAAACATAGAGCAGACAGGCATTTCGGGGAATGCGGCAAAATACATTAACCGTAACCTTGTTGAGAATTATCCCGAACGTCTTGACGATACTTATGCTGAATGGGATTCAATGGAAACTATCGATGCTATTCGCAATGCTTTTGAATCACATGGGCATACTGTTGAACTTGTCGAAGCTAATGAGGATGCTTACAAGAAACTCAGAAACCTTAAGCCTGATTTTGTTTTTAATGTTGCAGAAGGATCTAACGGTGCTTCACGAGAGTCGCAAATACCCGCAATGCTCGAAATGCTCGGCATTAAACATACAGGCAGCGATTCAATCACAATAGGTGTCTGCCACGATAAGTCCCGCTGCAAAGAAATACTTTCTTACTACAACATTCCTAATGCGAAATTCTTCATTACTGATAAAACTATAAAGAATGATTCTGGATTTAAATACCCCAAGTTTGTGAAACCTTTGCATGAAGGCTCCTCAAAAGGTATTTATGACTCATCCCTTGTTAATAGTCTCACCGAATTAAATAGTGAGATTTCAAGAATTAAAGAAAGCTACAATCAACCCGCACTCGTTGAGGATTATATCTCTGGCAAGGAGTTTACCGTTGCAATGCTCGGTAATGGTGATGATGTAAGAGTATTGCCAATTGTGGAAATAAATCTTGATACAGTTCCTGAGGGCTTTAATAAAATATATTCTTACGAAGTAAAATGGTTCTTCGATACTCGCGAAAACCAGCTCGATATTTTTAAATGTCCTGCTGAAATAGATAAAAACATTTATGAGAGTATTGAAAAAGTTTGTAAAGATACATTTAATGTCCTTCGACTTAAAGACTGGGCTCGTATTGATATTCGTCTTGATGAAAACAATGTTCCAAACGTTATTGAGATTAATCCTTTGCCCGGTATTCTTCCTAATCCTCAGGACAATTCCTGTTATCCAAAGTCCGCAAGGCATGCAGGCATGGATTACAATACGATGTTAAACACAGTATTAAATGAAGCAGTTAAAAGATACTCAGTATATTAA
- a CDS encoding GNAT family N-acetyltransferase — translation MIRKFINTDRNKIEKILVDTNNFNPDEIKIAMELVDVYINDPAQKDYEIFVDEAEDKDINGYVCVGPRPLTVGTYDLYWIAVNPNVQSKGVGSKLINYIENYLKEKSVRLILIETSGKPSYEKERKFYLKNLYKEFVEIKDFYNVGDSLVIYGKYL, via the coding sequence ATGATACGCAAATTTATAAATACTGACAGAAACAAAATTGAGAAAATACTCGTAGATACGAATAACTTTAATCCAGATGAGATAAAGATTGCTATGGAACTTGTAGATGTTTACATTAACGACCCCGCTCAAAAGGATTATGAAATATTTGTCGATGAAGCCGAGGACAAAGATATTAATGGCTACGTATGCGTTGGTCCAAGACCTTTAACAGTAGGCACTTACGACCTTTACTGGATTGCGGTTAATCCGAACGTACAATCAAAAGGTGTTGGCAGTAAACTGATAAATTACATAGAAAATTATTTAAAAGAGAAATCGGTAAGATTAATCTTAATAGAAACAAGCGGTAAACCTTCTTATGAGAAAGAAAGAAAGTTTTACCTTAAAAACTTATACAAAGAGTTTGTTGAAATAAAGGATTTTTACAACGTAGGGGATTCTCTGGTTATTTACGGAAAGTATCTCTGA
- a CDS encoding sigma-70 family RNA polymerase sigma factor, whose translation MEVNLDIVKRIQNGESQLFAEIANAYKDKAFSLTMKILKNREEAEDSLQDAFMKLYKAIINGNYEAKSKFSTYFYSIVYNSAIDLYRKYNVRSFNITSIEINDSNYNEGDELSFNFETKIDKNQVNTAEYSTDKRVTESEIKNIINQYINAIPEQYSVILNMFFLNDLSHEEISVILKIPVGTVKNRIFRAKEKMKELLFRHFNKEELLEYIKV comes from the coding sequence GTGGAAGTCAACCTCGATATAGTAAAACGAATACAAAATGGAGAATCACAACTTTTTGCAGAGATTGCTAATGCTTACAAGGATAAGGCTTTTTCCCTGACTATGAAGATACTTAAAAACAGGGAAGAAGCCGAAGATTCACTTCAGGATGCTTTTATGAAATTGTACAAAGCGATTATTAACGGAAACTACGAGGCGAAATCAAAATTCTCTACATACTTTTATTCAATTGTTTACAACTCGGCTATTGACCTTTACAGAAAGTACAACGTAAGAAGTTTCAACATAACATCAATCGAAATAAACGATTCAAACTACAACGAAGGTGATGAACTCAGTTTTAATTTTGAGACAAAGATTGACAAGAATCAGGTTAACACGGCAGAATATTCAACAGATAAGAGAGTTACAGAATCAGAAATTAAAAATATTATAAATCAGTATATAAATGCCATACCGGAGCAGTACTCGGTAATACTTAACATGTTCTTTCTTAACGACCTCTCGCACGAGGAAATATCGGTTATTCTAAAGATACCCGTTGGTACCGTAAAGAACAGAATATTCAGGGCAAAAGAGAAAATGAAAGAGCTGCTGTTCAGGCATTTTAATAAAGAAGAATTGTTAGAATATATTAAGGTTTGA